The Eublepharis macularius isolate TG4126 chromosome 8, MPM_Emac_v1.0, whole genome shotgun sequence genome contains a region encoding:
- the LRRC70 gene encoding leucine-rich repeat-containing protein 70 has protein sequence MSGRITIQDMCRLYHLGSFRHILNCLLLLLIQKEIICCPSVCKHCTGRQADCRNSGLSSIPKDFPQSTIFIYLSGNNISRINPNELIGLKHLAVLHLDDSGILNVYPKAFSEFKKLWYLHLNNNRIKRLDPGTFEGLSNLHSLYLQNNEIAFVPRGLFSGLTSVQYLMLQSNHLSILGSGTFFGMASLRILNLANNKISRISNAAFHHLDNLTCLYLEGNNLTYVPSNAFVLLSSLEKLSLSHNPIGSIPPFAFRGLDKLKYLSLKRANINVIDVNGFWGLNHLKKLILSSNNLENVNSNTFALLNNLMFLQLDRNKIINIADNAFAKMGSSLKLLNLAYNNLTDMQPRVIRPLVSLTHLQAEYNPWNCSCRLLGLITWLASSSVSVNIHCQYPSSLHGRHLNYAKLGLFTNCFSNSTPPEIFKNIKPAGIHHSTTTLLMAWDKTFSSSSVYKHLKNMDSDTVTLWTEVPTTSGSQHLYEEHSIGELRLAATVFSFLTVGISAQIIPVNLTMEENRESPPEAASVSFKASIICTQQVEKLTRAFDILLAFFILACAVIFFLIYQLTQFRQKLKMRKNSDNGIEYYGFYQAGRYHVTDPLQPVPQNPLGNSEMDNVQLPKTTALASQAQVILFEHSAL, from the coding sequence ATGAGTGGAAGAATCACAATCCAGGATATGTGTCGGCTTTACCACCTTGGGTCGTTTCGGCATATTCTTAACTGTCTTCTTTTGTTGCTGATCCAGAAGGAAATAATTTGTTGTCCATCTGTTTGCAAGCACTGTACAGGCAGACAAGCTGACTGTCGTAATTCAGGTCTTTCATCTATTCCAAAGGATTTCCCCCAAAGTACTATATTCATATATCTAAGTGGGAATAATATATCTCGTATAAATCCAAATGAATTGATCGGGCTTAAGCATCTTGCAGTGCTACACTTGGATGATTCTGGAATTTTAAATGTGTACCCAAAAGCATTTTCTGAATTTAAGAAACTGTGGTACCTACATCTGAATAATAATCGGATTAAGCGTTTGGATCCAGGAACATTTGAAGGACTTTCAAATCTTCATTCTCTATACCTGCAAAATAATGAAATTGCTTTTGTTCCTAGAGGCTTGTTTAGTGGTCTCACTTCAGTCCAATACCTAATGCTTCAGAGCAATCACCTCAGCATCTTAGGTAGTGGCACTTTCTTTGGCATGGCTAGTCTTCGGATTCTTAACTTAGCCAACAATAAGATTTCACGGATATCGAATGCAGCATTTCATCACCTTGACAACCTTACATGTTTGTACCTTGAAGGTAACAATTTAACGTATGTGCCATCAAATGCTTTTGTACTACTGAGCAGTCTTGAAAAACTTTCCTTGTCACATAACCCCATTGGATCAATACCTCCCTTTGCATTTAGAGGACTTGACAAACTCAAATATCTCTCTCTAAAAAGAGCCAACATAAACGTTATTGATGTGAATGGATTTTGGGGGTTAAATCAtcttaaaaagttaattttgagCAGTAACAATTTAGAAAATGTTAATTCCAATACCTTTGCATTGTTGAATAATTTAATGTTTCTGCAACTTGACAGAAACAAAATAATCAATATTGCAGATAATGCATTTGCAAAAATGGGATCATCTTTGAAGTTGTTAAATCTAGCATATAATAATCTTACAGATATGCAGCCTAGAGTGATTAGGCCATTGGTTTCATTAACTCACTTACAGGCAGAATACAATCCTTGGAACTGTAGCTGCAGATTACTTGGGCTAATTACTTGGCTAGCTTCGTCTTCAGTCTCTGTAAATATTCATTGCCAATATCCTTCCAGTTTGCATGGAAGGCATTTGAATTATGCTAAACTGGGTTTGTTTACaaactgtttcagcaattccACACCACCTGAAATATTCAAGAATATCAAACCAGCAGGTATCCATCACAGCACCACTACTTTATTGATGGCATGGGATAAAACCTTCTCCAGTAGTTCAGTTTACAAACATTTAAAGAATATGGACTCAGATACAGTGACTTTATGGACAGAAGTACCTACCACATCTGGTAGTCAGCATCTTTATGAGGAGCATTCCATTGGAGAGCTCAGACTGGCAGCTACAGTGTTCTCATTTTTAACAGTGGGAATATCAGCACAGATTATACCTGTTAATTTGACCATGGAAGAAAACAGAGAATCTCCTCCAGAAGCTGCTTCTGTATCATTTAAAGCTTCTATTATCTGTACACAGCAAGTAGAGAAACTAACTCGGGCTTTTGACATTTTATTGGCCTTTTTTATTTTAGCTTGTGCTGTTATCTTCTTTCTGATCTATCAACTTACTCAGTTTAGACAGAAACTCAAAATGCGGAAGAACTCTGACAATGGAATAGAATATTATGGTTTTTATCAAGCTGGCAGATACCATGTAACTGATCCCCTTCAGCCTGTACCACAGAATCCACTGGGAAATTCAGAAATGGACAACGTTCAGCTTCCTAAAACAACAGCACTTGCAAGTCAAGCACAGGTCATCTTATTTGAACATTCTGCTTTATAA